One part of the Vibrio hyugaensis genome encodes these proteins:
- a CDS encoding PPC domain-containing DNA-binding protein has protein sequence MSIEVIAVRLTKGLDLKQSLAKLVKEHGIKAGSIASCVGCVSDLKLRLAGAESALTRQEPFEIVSLMGTLTPEHQHVHISVSDHEGRVWGGHLMEGTVIDTTAELIIHSYSDLEFTRAKDETTGYTELEVYSINNQ, from the coding sequence ATGTCGATTGAAGTGATAGCAGTACGCCTTACCAAAGGCTTGGATTTGAAGCAGAGCCTAGCGAAATTGGTCAAGGAACACGGCATCAAAGCAGGCTCGATTGCCTCTTGTGTCGGTTGTGTCTCTGACCTCAAGCTTCGTCTTGCGGGCGCAGAAAGCGCGTTAACGAGACAAGAGCCATTTGAGATTGTGTCTTTGATGGGGACATTAACGCCAGAACATCAGCACGTACATATTTCGGTTTCTGATCATGAAGGACGTGTTTGGGGTGGGCATTTAATGGAAGGCACGGTTATTGATACCACAGCAGAGTTGATCATCCACTCCTACTCAGACCTTGAGTTTACAAGAGCCAAGGACGAAACCACTGGTTATACTGAGCTCGAAGTCTATTCCATAAACAACCAATAA
- a CDS encoding TetR/AcrR family transcriptional regulator codes for MARKANFDRDEKLLVAMDVFWRKGFANTSISDLTDELSINRFSLYNTYGDKQQLYYAALDTYLKKVSLPSLNNLEKDNASLPELESFLKSFAELQRKRNCGCFIQNALIEHAGEDDDVLRKGHFLFDHLIGIITDTLTNAQKETLVPKTLKPDELARFVLNHMQGMRVLGKAKRYADLDTALSCLLVLIRK; via the coding sequence ATGGCAAGAAAAGCTAACTTCGACCGAGACGAAAAGCTCCTTGTGGCGATGGATGTGTTTTGGCGCAAAGGATTTGCGAATACGTCTATCTCGGATTTAACCGATGAACTTAGCATCAACCGCTTCAGTCTTTACAACACCTACGGTGACAAGCAGCAGTTGTACTACGCAGCACTCGATACCTATTTGAAAAAGGTCTCGCTACCCTCACTGAATAACTTAGAGAAAGATAACGCGTCATTGCCAGAGCTTGAATCATTCCTAAAATCTTTTGCTGAGTTACAGCGTAAACGCAACTGTGGTTGTTTCATTCAAAACGCACTGATTGAGCACGCAGGTGAAGATGATGATGTGTTGCGTAAAGGTCACTTCTTGTTTGATCACCTCATCGGTATCATTACTGACACTCTCACCAACGCACAGAAAGAAACCTTGGTTCCTAAAACGCTTAAGCCCGATGAACTTGCACGATTTGTTCTTAATCACATGCAAGGCATGCGTGTGTTGGGTAAAGCAAAGCGTTATGCAGACTTGGATACAGCGCTTTCTTGCTTGCTGGTCTTGATTAGGAAGTAA
- a CDS encoding glutathione S-transferase, which produces MKLYETAMTPSCKRVSIFLKEIGGEVERVALNVREGDNLTDVFKTKSVNGKVPLLELEDGTTICESVAICRYLDEAFENDLSLFGTNQLERAQVEMWHRVVEFQGLYTAFQAFRNITAIYQDRENCVAAWGDESKSRVLEFLPILEKRLSESEHIASDNFTIVDITGYIFVGFAVNGLNIEVFKTYPNIARWFEQVSVREAFQS; this is translated from the coding sequence ATGAAGCTCTATGAAACCGCAATGACTCCAAGTTGTAAGCGAGTTAGCATTTTTCTAAAGGAAATCGGTGGCGAGGTTGAGCGAGTTGCGCTGAATGTTCGTGAAGGTGACAACCTGACTGATGTGTTTAAAACAAAGAGTGTCAACGGCAAAGTGCCACTGCTAGAACTAGAAGATGGCACCACAATCTGTGAGAGCGTGGCAATTTGTCGCTACCTCGATGAAGCGTTTGAAAATGACTTGTCGCTGTTTGGCACCAATCAACTCGAACGAGCACAAGTAGAAATGTGGCATCGCGTTGTTGAATTCCAAGGTTTGTACACGGCATTTCAAGCGTTCCGCAACATCACGGCAATTTACCAAGACCGTGAAAATTGCGTAGCGGCGTGGGGTGATGAGTCAAAATCTCGCGTTCTAGAATTCTTACCTATTTTGGAAAAGCGTCTGTCAGAGAGTGAACATATAGCCTCTGATAACTTCACCATAGTGGATATTACCGGCTACATTTTTGTTGGGTTTGCCGTGAATGGCTTGAACATCGAAGTCTTCAAAACTTACCCTAATATCGCACGTTGGTTTGAGCAAGTTTCTGTGCGCGAGGCGTTCCAAAGTTAA
- a CDS encoding ATP-binding SpoIIE family protein phosphatase: MKSILLVDDSKTVLLYMTSALQKQGYDVIAVEDGESALEVLTHRDDIQFVLSDLMMPGISGIELCRELKSSAFSRYIFFVLLSSRNDQASIIQGMDAGADDFVDKKTSVEELQARIRAGFRTLELHNTLTTRNRELDLAYQTIQQDLDSAGDLMAQLLPVEEQIHTVQFSFTYLPCSKIGGDMLGFIELDEQHIAFYVFDVSGHGISSALMAFSVQQTLSQRHQSESVTLDWHQNEYQISEPAAVVERLNRRYQQANNSQLYFTIEYAVLNTQTGELKYCTAGHPKFVWQRSNRDSIEQVGDGNFIVGALDPMTYQGGTIQLEPQDTLWLFSDGVLEAKRGDELYGMERLVSAISHAQVESTRQTTNAVLEQVQQWQEKPELDDDVSLLRVKWLGPLELTVGELNQAVFKCTYHTSLETSREASKEVVQFLNQQSVSTQISQTLELCVVELMNNAFIHAYQEQERTIELVCEVCSDNNPKVELRITDEGNAIDENTFQSYTSKQIEAPNRFDESSWLPSGRGLMLISQMTDKFTVSHEAGRNCFSVEKSIS, encoded by the coding sequence ATGAAGTCAATTTTGTTGGTCGACGACAGTAAAACGGTGTTGCTTTACATGACCAGCGCACTACAAAAACAAGGCTATGATGTGATTGCAGTTGAAGACGGTGAGTCTGCACTTGAGGTGTTGACTCACCGTGATGATATCCAGTTCGTGCTGAGTGACTTGATGATGCCTGGCATCAGCGGTATTGAATTGTGTCGCGAACTGAAATCTTCTGCCTTTTCTCGTTATATCTTTTTTGTGTTGCTCTCATCGAGAAATGACCAAGCTTCCATCATTCAAGGTATGGACGCAGGAGCCGATGATTTTGTTGATAAGAAAACGTCGGTAGAGGAGCTTCAAGCTAGAATACGCGCAGGCTTCCGCACTCTTGAGCTGCACAATACGCTCACAACAAGAAATCGCGAACTCGATTTAGCCTATCAAACCATTCAACAAGATCTCGATTCTGCGGGCGATTTGATGGCCCAGTTATTACCAGTGGAAGAACAAATTCACACAGTACAATTTAGTTTTACTTACTTACCCTGCTCCAAGATAGGTGGTGACATGCTTGGGTTTATCGAGCTTGATGAACAACACATCGCTTTCTATGTATTCGATGTATCGGGCCATGGTATCTCTTCTGCGTTGATGGCGTTTTCGGTACAGCAAACTTTGTCACAACGTCACCAATCAGAGTCTGTGACATTAGACTGGCACCAAAATGAATATCAAATAAGTGAGCCAGCGGCCGTGGTTGAAAGGCTTAATCGACGCTATCAGCAAGCCAATAACAGCCAGTTGTATTTCACCATTGAGTACGCGGTACTTAACACCCAAACAGGGGAGCTGAAATACTGTACGGCGGGGCACCCTAAGTTTGTTTGGCAGCGATCTAACCGCGATTCAATAGAACAAGTCGGGGACGGCAACTTCATTGTTGGCGCACTTGACCCCATGACATACCAAGGCGGTACGATTCAGTTAGAACCTCAAGATACGCTATGGTTGTTTTCTGATGGGGTACTTGAGGCAAAACGTGGCGATGAACTTTATGGGATGGAACGGCTGGTGTCTGCAATCAGTCATGCTCAGGTTGAAAGCACGAGACAAACAACGAATGCGGTATTAGAGCAAGTACAACAATGGCAAGAAAAGCCAGAACTGGATGATGATGTCAGTCTACTTAGAGTGAAATGGTTAGGGCCATTAGAGCTTACTGTTGGTGAATTAAACCAAGCCGTTTTTAAGTGTACTTATCATACCTCGTTAGAAACCTCCCGTGAGGCCAGCAAAGAGGTCGTCCAATTTCTTAATCAGCAGTCTGTTTCCACTCAGATAAGTCAGACCTTAGAATTGTGTGTGGTCGAATTGATGAATAATGCCTTTATTCACGCCTACCAAGAGCAGGAACGAACCATCGAGTTAGTCTGTGAAGTCTGCAGTGATAATAATCCTAAGGTGGAACTTCGTATTACGGATGAAGGTAATGCCATCGATGAAAATACCTTTCAAAGTTATACCTCAAAGCAAATCGAAGCTCCCAATCGTTTCGATGAAAGCAGTTGGCTCCCTTCAGGAAGAGGGCTGATGCTGATCTCACAAATGACCGACAAGTTCACCGTTTCTCATGAAGCGGGGCGCAATTGTTTTAGTGTGGAAAAAAGCATTAGTTAA
- the nirD gene encoding nitrite reductase small subunit NirD yields the protein MAALIKVKLCQLGDLMPFIGATVLIEGEHVALFYIPDSGVYAVQDWDPIGNAYVMSRGIVGDIDGEICVASPLYKQHFSLKTGRCLEDEAHSLKTWQVTIDGDEVCYLVEE from the coding sequence ATGGCGGCATTAATTAAAGTGAAACTGTGTCAGCTCGGTGACCTTATGCCGTTCATTGGAGCCACAGTGTTGATTGAAGGCGAGCATGTCGCGTTGTTCTACATTCCAGATAGCGGCGTTTATGCAGTTCAAGATTGGGACCCGATAGGCAACGCTTATGTGATGAGCCGAGGGATCGTCGGTGATATTGATGGTGAGATTTGTGTTGCGTCGCCTCTGTACAAACAACACTTCAGCTTGAAGACAGGGCGATGTTTGGAAGATGAAGCTCACAGCCTAAAAACATGGCAAGTCACTATCGACGGTGATGAAGTCTGTTATTTAGTCGAAGAATAA